CTTGTTGAGCGTGGCCATGACCTCCACGAAGTTGATGAAGGTGACGGGCTTGAGCAGGTAGCCGGCGACGTTCAGGTTGTACGCGTCGATCTTGTCCCGCTCGTCCGCGGACGTGGTGAGCACCACCACGGAGACGGTCCGCAGCTCCGGATCCGCGCGCAGCACGCGCAGGAACTCGATGCCGTTCATCTTCGGGAGGTTCAAGTCCAGCAGCACCAGCCGGCGCCCCTCGGGCACCGCGCCGTTGCGCAGCATCTCCAGGCCCTCCAGCCCATTGGTGGCCACGTAGAGGGGGTTGGCGATGTGGTTCTTCTGGAAGGCGCGGCGGACGTTCATCACGTCCACTTCGTCGTCTTCAATCAGCAGGATGTGCAGCGTCCTGTCACCGGAGGTAGCGGTGGTCATGCCTGAGCCTTTCGAGCCTGCGCGGCGTCCAGACCCAAGAGGAGCCCGAGCACGCTGGCATCTAGCGTTCGCTTCCGTGCGGATATCAGGCACGTTCGGGCAACTGTCTGCTTCCTGACGCGACTCTTCGCACGCCTGCTCGGGAAGGCGCCTGGAGAGTGTCGACCATCCTTCACTTCGCGCCCATGGGTTGAGGGCCCTCGCGCGGGGACGGTATGGCGATAGGCCCTGTGCGCCGTCCCCCTCCCATGGATGACTCCCAGAAAACAAAGGATGCGCTCCTCGAGGAGCTCCAGGACTTGCGCAAGGCCTTGCGGCAGAACAGCGCCGACCTGGAGCAGTTCACCTACGTGGCCAGTCACGACCTCCGGGCCCCGCTGCGGGGCATCTCCAACCTGTCGCAGTGGTTGGAGGAGGACCTGGGGCCGCAGCTGTCCCAGGGGTCACGCAGGCAGATGGAGCTCTTGCGCGGGCGCGTGCAGCGGATGGAGGGCATGCTGGATGGCCTGCTGGACTACAGCCGGGCGGGCCGCGTCCACCACAAGCCCGAGCCCGTGCCGGTGGACCGGCTGATCCACGAAACGCTGGAGCGACTGGCCCCCGGACCTTCCGCGCGGCTGGAAGTGGGTCCCGGGATGCCGGTGCTCGTCACGGAGCGTCCCGCGCTCCAGCAGGTCTTCCAGCACCTGCTCTCCAACGCCCTGAAGCACGCGGGCCGCGAGGACGTGCGGATCCGCGTGGAGGTGGAGGCCACCCCCGCCTTCCATCACTTCTCCGTCGCGGATGATGGCCAGGGAATCTCCTCCCGCTACCACGAGAAGATCTGGAGTCCGTTCCAGACGCTCGTGTCGCGCGACAAGGTCGAGGGCGCCGGCATGGGCCTGTGCGTCATCAAGAAGCTCGTGGAAAGTCGCGGCGGCCGGACCTGGGTCGAGTCGGCCGAAGGCGCGGGCGCCACCTTCCACTTCACCTGGCCCGGGTCCGAGGAACGCCTCACGTGAGTGACACCCCTGCCTCGACTTCCTCCGTGGAAGTCCCTCCCCTGACCGAGCGTCTCCGGCTGCTGCTCGTCGATGACGACGAGGTCGACCGGCTCCTGGTCCAGCGGCTCCTCGGCACGACCGGACTCGCGGTGGACGTGGTGGAGGCCACGAGCGGAAGCGAGGCCCTGGAGCAGCTGAAGGCGCGGTCCTTCGACGTCATCCTCCTGGACTTCTTCCTGCCAGGGGAGGACGGGTTCTGGGTGCTGCG
This DNA window, taken from Corallococcus coralloides DSM 2259, encodes the following:
- a CDS encoding response regulator, which produces MTTATSGDRTLHILLIEDDEVDVMNVRRAFQKNHIANPLYVATNGLEGLEMLRNGAVPEGRRLVLLDLNLPKMNGIEFLRVLRADPELRTVSVVVLTTSADERDKIDAYNLNVAGYLLKPVTFINFVEVMATLNKYWTLVEMP
- a CDS encoding sensor histidine kinase, with the translated sequence MRKALRQNSADLEQFTYVASHDLRAPLRGISNLSQWLEEDLGPQLSQGSRRQMELLRGRVQRMEGMLDGLLDYSRAGRVHHKPEPVPVDRLIHETLERLAPGPSARLEVGPGMPVLVTERPALQQVFQHLLSNALKHAGREDVRIRVEVEATPAFHHFSVADDGQGISSRYHEKIWSPFQTLVSRDKVEGAGMGLCVIKKLVESRGGRTWVESAEGAGATFHFTWPGSEERLT